DNA from Leucobacter aridicollis:
ACTTATGTTCGGGCTCCTCGCGATGATCCTCCGGGCGACGAAGGGGGCGACCCTGTTTGACGGCGGAAGTCTGACACTTGCGATCGGAATGTTCATGACGGCGTTTATGCCGCTCATGGTGGTGAAGTTCTTTGACTTCCTCGGCGCCGATGCTGTGTCTGCTGACCAGGCAGGCTCACAGCTGGGCCGAAGCGCCAGCCAAGGGTCACGGAATGTGGTTCGAACGGTCTCCGCCGGAAAATCAGGGGCTGCCGGTGCGCGCGGCGGCGGCGCGGCCGCACGAGGTGGCGGTACCGCCGGCAGCAATCGGGCTCCCGGCTCACCCGGCGGAGGCAGCGGAAAGCCTGGTGCGACTGGTGGCCAGGGTGCCGGAAAGCCCGGCAAGAGCGGGGCGAACGGCGGAAGTGGGAAGCCTGGGAGTAACGGCTCTCCCGGTTCGCAGCGGCGCGGTGGCGGTGCGCCGAAGGCCGGCGGGAACCGGTCTCCTGAGACTCCGAAACCAAAGACGAAACCTGCAGCCCCGAAACCGACAAGGGGTGTGCGATGAGCGCAGTAGACCCGCGCGAGCTTGCGAAGGTTCAGTACGCACGCCGCCCCACTCAGGGCGTGATCCTTGGGATCGATAAGTACGGGGTGTGGTCGATCGGGATCGCGGTCATTCCCGTGCTCGTGTGCGTCGTTGCGAGAAACCTCGTCGGTGCACTCGTCGCGGCCGCAATCATGGCGCCACTTGCAGCAGGCGGATTCTTCAAAACCGAAGCAGGGATCCCATGGACGATGCACGTCCTCAAGGTGCTGCAGTTCAAACGCAGAAAGGCAACTGGAATGACGAAGTACCGGCGCAAGACTGGCCCGATCATGAAGGGCCACCTCGAGCTGCCCGGGCACCCCAACCGGTTCGAAATCTGGGAGACCGAAAAGGGCTCCGTCGTGATCTGGGACAAACGCTCACAGATGGCGTCCATCACCTGCGTGGTCGCCTCCCCCGGTATGGCGCAGCACAGCGTCTCAGTGTCGACCCCTGAAGAACGAGAAGGCCTGATCACGGGATGGATGACAGTCTGTGGCGCATGGACCAGGCGACAACAGATAGCCAGAGTGACCGTACAGGAACGCACGCGGCCCGGGTCCGTGGTCGTCGAGCAGCAACAGTTCGACGCGCTAAAGAAGACCGGCCCTCTGGCCGAGTCGTATCAGGACGCACTGAATCTGCTTGCTGATGAGGTCGTGTGGCGCCCGTCGACGATCACCCTCACAATCGACACCGGATCCGGTGCTGGTCGTTCTCTCGTGAAGAGCCACGGAGGCGGCAAGGCCGGCGTTCTTGCGGTGTGTGAGCAGGAGATGGGGTCGACCACTGAGGCGCTCATGCAGGCCGGGTTCACGCGTGTGGCGTGGTGTACGCCTCGCGAATGGGCGGCTACCGGCCGTGGCACCGTCGACCCAGTTGGGGAGACCGCGATCGAC
Protein-coding regions in this window:
- a CDS encoding SCO6880 family protein; this translates as MSAVDPRELAKVQYARRPTQGVILGIDKYGVWSIGIAVIPVLVCVVARNLVGALVAAAIMAPLAAGGFFKTEAGIPWTMHVLKVLQFKRRKATGMTKYRRKTGPIMKGHLELPGHPNRFEIWETEKGSVVIWDKRSQMASITCVVASPGMAQHSVSVSTPEEREGLITGWMTVCGAWTRRQQIARVTVQERTRPGSVVVEQQQFDALKKTGPLAESYQDALNLLADEVVWRPSTITLTIDTGSGAGRSLVKSHGGGKAGVLAVCEQEMGSTTEALMQAGFTRVAWCTPREWAATGRGTVDPVGETAIDARIGSAFEGVAPELAGPMSLDEDKDYAETDSAFHRTYWVAEWPRIQTLPGFMGNVAFAESHHGYAVRHTFSLVGKPVPMKVALKRISKDRKTWKQNAQFKQDRAGTTIADNADWLNLDAREQDLIDGQGQLEFTGYLVVTAVTRDELEESCAAMEISAANAGVELLVMSYQQQAGLIAVAYPVGMGMK